One Xyrauchen texanus isolate HMW12.3.18 chromosome 44, RBS_HiC_50CHRs, whole genome shotgun sequence DNA segment encodes these proteins:
- the LOC127637046 gene encoding Golgi phosphoprotein 3-like, which yields MTSLTQRNSGLVQRRTEASRSAAAADKERGPGEDEFDSRRGEEEEDDKGDSKETRLTLMEEVLLLGLKDREGYTSFWNDCISSGLRGCMLIELAIRGRLQLEASGMRRKSLLTRKVICKSDTPTGDMLLDEALKHIKETQPPETVQSWIELLSGETWNPLKLHYQLRNVRERLAKNLVEKGVLTTEKQNFLLFDMTTHPLTNNTIKQRLVRKVQEAVLEKWVNEPQRMDKRMLALLFLAHSSDVLENAFAPLLDDQYDLAMKRVRLLLDLDPEGEAAKSGSNELLWAVVAAFTK from the exons ATGACTTCCTTAACACAGAGAAACTCGGGCCTGGTGCAGAGACGGACCGAGGCCTCGCGTTCCGCCGCTGCCGCCGATAAGGAGAGAGGCCCCGGGGAAGATGAGTTCGACTCCCGCCGCGGAGAGGAGGAGGAAGACGACAAGGGAGACTCCAAAGAGACACGACTGACTTTGATGGAAGAGGTGCTGCTGCTCGGACTGAAGGATCGAGAG GGTTACACGTCATTTTGGAATGATTGCATCTCTTCAGGACTGAGAGGTTGTATGCTTATTGAGCTGGCTATAAGGGGACGTCTGCAATTGGAGGCATCTGGAATGAGGAGGAAAAGCCTGCTTACCAGAAAG GTTATATGTAAATCTGATACCCCTACTGGAGATATGTTGCTGGACGAGGCATTGAAACATATTAAAGAGACCCAACCGCCAGAGACAGTCCAAAGCTGGATTGAGTTGCTAAGTG GTGAAACATGGAATCCGTTAAAGCTGCACTATCAGTTGCGAAATGTGCGAGAGCGCTTGGCTAAGAACTTGGTGGAGAAGGGCGTCCTCACAACTGAGAAACAAAACTTCCTGCTTTTTGACATGACCACCCACCCACTCACCAACAACACAATCAAGCAGCGGCTGGTGCGAAAGGTCCAGGAAGCTGTCCTGGAGAAATGGGTAAATGAGCCCCAACGGATGGATAAGCGCATGCTGGCCCTGCTGTTTCTGGCACATTCCTCTGATGTTCTAGAAAACGCCTTCGCTCCTCTTCTGGATGACCAGTACGATCTGGCCATGAAAAGGGTGCGGTTGCTTCTGGATCTCGACCCCGAGGGGGAGGCTGCCAAGTCGGGCTCCAACGAGCTgttgtgggcagtggtggctgCTTTCACCAAATGA